Sequence from the Meriones unguiculatus strain TT.TT164.6M chromosome 5, Bangor_MerUng_6.1, whole genome shotgun sequence genome:
TTTAAAGACAGCGTGCCCGCGCCTCTTTCTTTAAAGTCGTTGTCTTTCTTGTAAAATAGTTTACACCTTTTGGAGTAGAAAGGGcactcctccttctcttccaccgGGGCCGCCTTGGGGGACTCATTCCTTCTGCTTTCGCTTTCCTCGCTGCTGCCTAGTGCTGGACTCTCCAGAGCCCTGGCAGACACGGGTTTCTTCTGGGCGATGCCTTTCCCGTTCGAGCTGGATCTTCTGGTGGATGATGAGACGCCATCCACGGGGCCAGAGCTTAAGGGAGCCCACGCTTGGCTTTCGGTGATCTTGCCCGAGTTGCTCGAGGCGCTTGTGGCTCTTTGTGGTGGGTCTGCTCTCCTTTCAGACGTGAGCTCCGCCTTTTCAGGTGGGCCCGGCTCTGGTTGCTGGTCAGTGGCGACAGCTAGGGAAGGAGGCTGTGTCCCAGCCGGGTCCCTGCTGAGCTCACTTTCGGAGAGACAGCCGCAGCTGCTGTGGAGCTGCTTTTCGATGGCGGTCAAGTATTTCTCGTATTGTTTAAACACAGGCGTCAGATCGCAGAACGGATTCGCATTCACGTGTTTCACTATCCAGTCCCGGACCGAGCAGTTCAGGCCAGTCAACTGCCTGTGGTAGATGCTCCCAGCGCAGGCTTGACTGAAAGCAAGGCTGGGGGAGACAGGAGGCTGACTGTGGCCATTAGGCTGGGGATCTGAGATCTGTTCAGGGTCCATAGACGTGGGCTCATTTGCAGTTACGGAACCGAAGTCTCCCTTGGGCTCTGCGGCGGCTTGGGCTGTGTTCTTTCTGGTTGTCAGTCCTTCCAGAGGCTTCTTTTCAGGGCCACCGCCAATTTCTTCTCTTCCCGAAGGCACGGGCAAACTTTTCATCCCTTTGGAAGTCCCTCTACCATTGCTCTGGAGTCGGGCATGTCTCCGTTTGGCTCTCTTTATGGTTCTATTCCTAAGGACGTCCTCACTGGCCAGTGAGAATGTTCCCTCCTCTTCAGCGTCTTGATGCCAGTTCCTGCCTGTCACTTCCTTCTTGGCAATTTTTTTGGCCATGTATTTTGACTGTCCCTCAGGATCGCAACAGCCCCACCGTGGGTCCTGGGAGCTGTCGGTATTGGGAGCCTGGAGGGATTTGGTGGTCAGCAAGTCTGGCGTCTCCAAAAACTGTTCATGGCCCTCC
This genomic interval carries:
- the LOC110561624 gene encoding nuclear pore complex protein Nup50-like, whose translation is MAKKIAKKEVTGRNWHQDAEEEGTFSLASEDVLRNRTIKRAKRRHARLQSNGRGTSKGMKSLPVPSGREEIGGGPEKKPLEGLTTRKNTAQAAAEPKGDFGSVTANEPTSMDPEQISDPQPNGHSQPPVSPSLAFSQACAGSIYHRQLTGLNCSVRDWIVKHVNANPFCDLTPVFKQYEKYLTAIEKQLHSSCGCLSESELSRDPAGTQPPSLAVATDQQPEPGPPEKAELTSERRADPPQRATSASSNSGKITESQAWAPLSSGPVDGVSSSTRRSSSNGKGIAQKKPVSARALESPALGSSEESESRRNESPKAAPVEEKEECPFYSKRCKLFYKKDNDFKERGAGTLSLKATANQKTRLLVQDPRLGNTLLNVLVPPSMPCSRMGKNNVLIVCVPNPPLEKNAAVEATMLIRVKSSKDADELHRILLQKMDA